DNA sequence from the Pirellulales bacterium genome:
AGGTCGAGGTGGCGATCGTGCCGGTGATCAAGTCGATCAGCGGATCGAAGTCGGCTTGCGAGCCACCTTGAAGGCCGCCCGGTCCGAAGGGAACGTTTTGTGGAACGCCGCTGGCCGGCGGGCCACCGCTGCCGATCGGCACGACACCCATGCCTGGCGCAACTTGGCCGAGGACGTTGGGATTGACGTGTCCCTTGCTGGACTGGTTTGACGCCAAATAAGGGGGCGAATTGGCGCCAAAGCCACCTCCCGTCGCGCCGGCGAAGCCCATCTGGCGATCGTACGCTTCGCGAAAGGCGGCGTTAATGCCTTCGCGTCCGTTGGGGGCGAAGTTGGGGATTGGAATCACCAGGTCGCCGACCGGATAAACCACTTCGTAAAGCTGCCCGCGGCGTTGGTCTTCGGTCGTAATCTTCAGCACTTCGTCCTTGACGAGATATGTCAGGTGCAGCGGTTCCAAAATCAACTTGAGTGCGCTCTTCAGCGAAATGTCTTGCGTCAGGTCGATATTGACCATGGTCGTGCTGGCGTCGACTCCTTCGGCCTTCAATCCTTCAGGGTCGAGATATACCGGCACCTGGGCGATTTTACCCAGGTAGGCGACGACTTCCGACAAGGGACGCTCTTGAAACTTCAGCGACACCGGCGTACTCAATCGCTGCTCGATTTCGATGTCTTTCTGAGTCTTGCGGAATTGACCATCCAGCTTTTGACGATATTTGCTGCGACGGAAGAATTCCCATTGATCGCGATCGCCATGCTTGTAATCGACGAACCCGGGAACGGCCGCTTCATCGACTTGCTCCATCGCCTGCCAAAAGCCATTTTCTTTGTCATCGCGAACTTGAGTGTTGCGGAAATTGCGTTCGTACATTCGGCCCATTGCGGTCAGTTGCACCGCCAGCGGGTTGTCGGGCATCAATTCGGCAGCCCGCTTGGCGACGGCTTGCGCTTCGGCAAATCGACCTTCATCGCACAGCTTGTTGAAGTCGTCGACCATCTTGGCCAGCCGCGCATCGACTTCAACTCGGCGCTGCTGCATGCGTTCGTTTTCGCCTTCCACTTGGCGATTCTGCTCGTCCAGTTCGATTTGCGAGACGTTTTGCGTCATGTATTGCCGCAATTCGGCGATACTCATCTCGAGGCGGCGAATCAGTTGCTCGCGCGACGACTGATCGACGTCGCTTGCTGACGCGACTGTTTCTTTGGTGCGCTCGAGTAATTCGAGCGCCTGCTTCGGCTGCTTCTCACGCATGTCGCGCGCCTGCATCTGTTGCTTGTAGACTTCGGCGGAAAGTTTGCGCGTCGCGGCGCCGACGGTCGGGTTTTCGACGGCTGGCGGCACCGGGCCGGCGGCCGGAGCCGGCGCGGGAGCGGCATCGACCGGAGAGCCCAGGTTTTGCAAAAAGTCTTGCAACCGCTTACGTGTCACAGGATCGAGTTCAGCCTGGAAGGCGTAGGCTCGACGAAACGCTTGCAATGCCTGATCGGCCTGCCCTTGCGACATGGCTTCGGTCCCTTTGCGGAACCATTTCAGGCCTTCGCCAGTGCCCGCCTCCGGAGTCGGTTCGGTCGGATCCATCGGCAGCGGCGAATCTGGCTGCGGAGCCGCGTTGGCCGGTTCTATGCTTGGTTCTGCGTCTTGAGCCAAACGAACACCGCCAGCAGCGCCGAGCAACGCTCCGTGGCCACCTGCATGCGTGATGCGCGAGGCATCGCGATCGGATCGATATAACGCCTGAGCGTTGGAACCGCGATCGCCTGCGGTCGAATGGTCGTTTTGCGGCGTGGCCCCGCGGCCATGTTTCCGTTTTTGAACGTCGAGTAGCACCATCCCTGGCCGATCGTCTTGAGGGCCATAAGCGCTATCTGACACGATTGGCATCGCTTGTCGAGCCATTTGTTCGGCCGTCGCCAGATCGCCCCGTTCCAGCGCGGCGCGAGCTTGTTTGGTCAGTTCGATCGCGCGGCGCTTTTCGACCGCGCTCTCCGCCTGGGTTGCATTGGGGGCCGCTCCCAACGAGGACGCGGGCGGACTCAGCATCGGAGGATTGCTTGCCATCTGCAATTTGCCTGCCGGTAGCGAATCGACGTTGGCAGTGCTTGGCAATGCATTCTCGGGCTGAACTTGAACGGGCTTGGCCGCCCCGTGGAGAGATTCCACCGGAAGCGGGATTGCCGCGTTGCCGGGTGCTGCGGCGTCATTCGCACCTTGTAGTGCCGTAGCATAGCGGTTGCCGACCAGCGAGAGATCTGCGTGGGCTCGCGGCAAAGGCTGCGCGGGCATCTCCGGCAGCACCTGACTGGGGCCAAGCGACGATTTCGATTCGCCTGAGCGCGGCGGGTTTAAATTCGGCGCCGCGAATTGATTCGCAGGAATTGATTCAACGTTGCGAGCCATGAACGGATCGTGCGGCGCGTCTTTGCCGGCAGCTTTCGTCGAGTCGTAGGGCGCGGCCCGACGGCTGGGAAGCTGATTTTGCGTTCGCAGCTTGTCGAGCGTGGCACGGGCTTTTTTCGGCGTATCGCCCAAGTGCAACGGAGAGTATTTGATGTTCAGAGATTCGGCAGCGGCAATCCGCGCATTGGCGGTTTCCAGGTCTCCGTCCTGCATCGCCTGGCGAGCTTCGTGCAGATATTGCTCCGCAAGTTTGGCCGGAGACTTGCCTTCGTCTCCCAGGCTGGCGGCACCCAACAGCAGCGACAGCACTTCATCCTGAGAACCAGCCCATACGCCCAGCGGTGTGGCAAACGCCATGGCCGCCAATGCACTGGCTAACAATTTGGTCGTGGTCTTTCGCACACGATCCTCCTTGATCGAAACGCGCTCCGCCCCGATTTTGGCAAGCGACTTACGAGTGAAAAGTTTGTTCCATCTGGCGCGCTCGCCAGGAAAAACAGCGAGCGCTCGCACGACCGGCAGAAAGGAAAAGCCGTTGACCGAACGGCAGGCTCGCTTGTAGTCGATTCTTGCGAACCGCACCACAGCAATTCCGCGAATCCACGGTCGCAGCGTCACCCTCTCAGCCAGGAAACTGGCAGACGAGGGCGGGATAAATACCTGCCATGAAAGCCGCGGTCAAGGCCACTTCGCGCCGAGGAGAGAAAAATCCAGGAAATTCTGCAACGCTAGCGGACGGTAAAAGCAATTCCGCTAGGGCGCAATCGATACATCGCATCCGATGAACGGCAGGTCGGCAATCTTTCCCCTTCCGAAATGTTCCGTGAGTTTTGTGCGATCGGCGACTAGAATTGCCGCTTCCGGGAAAGCCACCCGATTTACGGCCCTAGACCGCGGCCGCCGAATTTTCCACCGCCGCGCATTCCGGGGGGGCCAAATCCGCCGCGCGGGCCCATGCCAGGGAAAGCGCCACCGGTGATTTCGGAGGAAACAAACGTCCGATCCTTGTAATCTTCCGACTTCTGGCGGTCGACGCCGGAATGGGCTGCAATCAGCCGACCATCGGGACGGAAAAACAGCATTTCGACCACGCCTTTTGACTTTCCGCCCGTTGAGTCGTCACTGCGCACATCGAGCAGCATTGCTTCCTGAGCACTCAGCGTCAGGCCCTCGATTTTCTTCTTTTCGATTTCGACGGCCATGTCGAGCACTTTTTCGACTTTCTCATTGACGAAATAGGCTATCCCCCCCAACGGTAGTTTCAATCCTTCCTTGAGCACCTCGACCCAGCCTTCGGTCGGCTCGGTGTTCATCATTCCCAGGCCAAGCCCGCCACCTTCCACCCCGCTTGTCGAGTTGGTTTTCTTCTTGTCCTCTTTCTTTTCCCAGTGCGTCAGTTCCAACATCGAGACAATACCCTCCATCTCGCCAGACGACCCTGTCGCGCTGGAGCCGGCCGCCAGCACCTGGCCGTTCATGGGAATTTCGATCACGGATGATGGCTCACTCCACTCTGACAACAAAAACTCCTGCTTTGCGCTTTCGGGCTTTTCAAGGTAGCCGGCCGGAAACATGAAGTTGGGATTGCGGACCATCAGTTGCACGCGATAGCGATAGCGTTTCCCTTTTTCGCACGTCATATCCACATAGCGGTAGAGCTTGTAGGGCACCTGTGGCGCGGCAGACATGCCATTGCCGTATCCTTCGCCTCCCATGCCACCCACTCCACGCATGCCTCCCATGCCTCCAACTCCGCCCATCATGGGCGAAGGGCGTCGCATCATGCCGCCAAACTCGCCTCCCATGCGGCCACCCATCCCTTGCGGTCCCCCCATGCCTCGCGGCGCCATCATTGGGCCACCGCGTGGAGCTCGTGCCGTTGGCATCGTGCCGGCGCCTGGGTTCGTCATGCCCGCCGGTCCTTTACCCGGTTCAAAGAATTGTGGCTCTTGCATCTCATCCAGCAACGAGTTTTTCAGAAACGGCACTTTGGGATGCGTGACTTCGAATCCCCAGTCTCGCAAAATCATCGGCGGTAGCGGCCACTCTAGATATTCTGACCAGCCGTTAGGATCGACTCCGATCGCGCCGCCCGCTGCAAAGGAATAGAGCGGGTCGATCGGCGGATCGCCCTGTGGGTTGGCTTGTCCCCATAGCGCCGTATCTTTGCGTGCAGAAATAACATCGAGCCGATTCCATGCGAAATTCTTGTCCCGATGGTCCTTCACTTCGGAGCGTTCTATGTACCAGTAAATATACTGGGGGGTGAATTGATCGGCTCCCATGCCGGCCGCCGACGTTATGTCTTTGCCTAGAGCGTCTTCGAATTTCTTTTTGTACTCCTTATATTGCTCTTCGAACGGGACCAGGCCAGTAACGACGGCAAAGTACTTCGGCTCCAGCCTCATTCCCGTGCCGCGAGCGCCGGGAAGTGGTGCGCCGCCAACGGCGCGATCGGTGGCGATTTGTGTTGAGACAGGTTCTTCTTCGCGCCGATTCCTGCTTTGCATGACCCCTGGAGGAAGCATGACCCCCTCTGGGACTTCCCCCCCCTCTTTCTTCTTCTCTCGCTTCTTCTTGGCTTCTTCTTCCCGCTGCTTTCGCTTGGGAAGAAACTGCGGGTCGGGGAGCGCTGCCGCGATTTCCTTTTGATCCTGCAGATACGGGACCAGTGCCGACATGCCCTTGCCGGTCAGCTCAATCACCGGCAGCAGCTTGGGATCGGCCCGCTTGGTGAGCGGATCGAAGATTCGTGGCGAAAGCGGCGTAGTATGTGAAAGCGCGAGGGTCTTTTCGAGCGGTTTATTTCTTTCGTCCGTTCTGCCCTTGAAGTCCACCACTTGCGTGAATTCCGGCTTGTCCTTGATGTGCTCATCCCAAGTAGTTTTGTTGATTCTAACCTGGGCTTCATCACTTTCTTTTTTGATTTGTTCTGGTGTTCCTGGAACTTGCGTGTTGGCCGTGATCGCTCCGTAGGCAAAATTCAACAGCAGAAGCACGACTACGCCCAAGACGATTTTTTCTCCATGATGAATGAAAAAATCCTTGAATGCCGCGCCGTTCAGGTTCAATTTCGCTTTCATGGCCGGGCCTCCTAGGAGAATTTGCTCTGGACAGGTTGTAACACGAGTCGTCTAGACGCTTTGCGCATCGAAGTACGCGCGCGAGACCAAATCCGATATCCAATATCCAAAATTCGAGGTGAATTCAAAATGACTCAAATTCAATAACCATGTTGAATGCCTTTGAAATTCGTACGTTGAATTAATTTCGGATTTCGCGATGAGAATTTTGGATCTCTTGGATATTATCGCCGCGGATGGCGGAGTCGGCGCGGGCACCGTGCCGTCAGCGGGCGCTGCGCCCTCTGAGGGAGTGATACCCAATTTCGAAGGATCGGGCTTTTTCAGCAAGTAAGCGACACCGCTCACTTCCACGGGAATCAAATTTTGCTGCGGCATACCTGGCGTGCCCTGCATCGGCCCTGTCGCGCTGGGCGTCATTCTCATTCCACCGCCGACACCAGACTCGGGACTGAGGCTGCGCATTGGAGCAGGGCCACGAAACTCGCCTCGCATTCCGCCGCCGCCAGCGGACATCGGAGATCCGGTGCCGGTTGGTTCACCGACGTTGACTTCTCGAACTTCGAACGGCAGCGTCGAATTGCGAAACGCAATCAACAATTCATCGATTTCCTTCGGATTTATGATCAATCTGACACGGAAGGGCATCAAATTAAATTCCGGCGGCGACTGTTCGACTTCGGCGGCGGTGGCCAGCGGCTTGCCATCTTCGGCCACGTAGCGAAAACCTTTCCAGATATCGTCAGAGTTGCCGCCGGCCGCGGCGGAATCGCTGGCTGGAGCACCGGGCATCATGCCGATTCCTCCCATCTTTCCCATGGTGCCTTGGGCCATAGCGCCCTTGCAGCGATCTTTGGGGTTTGGCAGTGCGCCTGCGGCCGGCCCTCCTTCTGGCCCACCTGCTAGCCCAGGTATCCCCATCCCCATTTTGGAGCCCATCATGTCGCCGCCCATTGATGCGCTGGGGGCTTTCACGCGCATCACGCGGTGTCCATTACTGCTCATTCCCATTGTCGCCCCCGTCGCGCCGCTTTGCGCCAAATAGGCGACCGCCATGTCTTGGATTCCGGTGATGGAAGCATCATGCGAGCCCGTGGCGCTCTTATTCACTTCAGCAATCACCTTGCAAAGTGCCTCATAGACCCAAAGCTCCTCTTGCGCTTGGCGGATGATGGCAATGCTGGGTGTTTCGTGCCAAGTAAACGTGTCAAAGATCGTTTGTTGCGATTGCGGATCCCAAATTACCCGATGATCGACAAAAACCGGCATCCCATTGGCGTCCGTCGGCCCCATGGGCTGGGGTAGGCCCCCGCTGGTGGTTTCCTGAGCGACTTCCGCATCGACCAATTTGGGCAATTCCTTCGCCAGTGCAAGCACGTTGTGTAGATAATAATCGCGCAGGAACAACTTCAGATCGGCCTGCTTTCCCTCTTCCACTTTGGCGATTCCGTCGAGAAAATCCTTTCGCAAGCTCTTTGGCCAAACGAACACTTGTTGCTTCTGCTTTTCATACAACGCCGCCCAGGCCGTGCTAATACTCGTTTGTGTTTCACCCGTTTTTTTTCCAATGCCGGCGTTCCAATCGTCGTTGGGATGATCTGCGGAAATACTCTTGACTGCTTCGTATTTCGATTTAATTTGATCGCGGCGAGCCTTGGTCTCCGCCGAGAGTTTGCCCGATGCCATCATCTGCACAACGAGGCCGATCAGCGCAGCCACCCCGCACAGGATCCAAAAATGATGCTTTCCGGCGACGACGAGAAATTGTTTGACCTTGTCCATGGGAGGGTTCAGGGTTCAGGGGTCAGGAGGTTCATCGTTCATCCATTGGTTCAGGATCAAGGCGAAGAAATTACTGTGGAGCAGCGCCGTTTTGCGCGGCCAGTTCGGGTTGCTGAGCTTTGGCGGCATCTTCCAGTTTTTGGCGATTCAAGAGCCGTTCTCTCAGGGTTGTCGGCTTCCAGCAGAAATGAACGACGAAGTCGTACCGCAATTCATCGAAGACGCGCTGTTTGCCCGGCTCTTCGGGAGCGCCAGGGGCAGCGGCGTTCGGCGCGGCTTTTCCCGCGCCACCCAGCCCAGCGCCCAGCTTTGAGCCGACCCCGCCGATTTCCGCGGTATTCAGTAGCACCTCGGCTACATTTTCATTGACAAGTTGCCACTTCTTAATCGATTGATCGCTGTTGACCAGCACGGGATATCCAATTCCCAGTTCCTTCGCCGTAAAGATGCCATCGGGAAGTTCAAATTTCCCTTCTTTGAGGCTGGCGATCAGCGTATCTCGGACGAATTTTCCACCTTCTTCTCGCCCACCGCCGTTGTGAAAGTGGTGGCCGCTGATTTGAATCACCCAGCCAGGGCCACTAAGCGGAGAACTGCTGGCAGTTGCATCGGTCGGCGCCGTTGCACCCGTGACCGACGGAACGCCCGCCATCGGCGGCACCGGTGCGGGAGATGGGCCGGGACCAAGAGTTGGGCCGGGAACTGGCGCAGCGGCCATTGGCGGCTGTGCATTCGGATTGGCAACCGCTGCGGTAGCATCGGCTGGAGCGTTTGGATCGACCGCTGCCGGAGCGGCTGTCGGATTCTCTTTTTGCCAAAGTTCTTGAATGTCGGTGTACCACACGGACAAGTCGGGAAAATACTCCCATTCAATCGAATCGACGCGTAGTTCATTGCGATCGGCGATTTTTTCCGGCCGCTGACCGTCTGGATCGCGAGGTAGTGATTCGTCGATTGCCTTCATCAACTCGGCGACCAAAATCCGCCGATCGCCGATGCTGGCTAGTCGCTCGCCGTGTTTGCGAACTTCTTCGAACTGGGTTTTCGCGCTCTCAAAGCTGCTTTGGCTTCGACTGGCCAAATCCTTGGCGGCGTCGGAAGCGCCGAACGCTGATTTATACTCCTGCGTTTGGGTATTGTTCGCGTCCCATTCGCGCCACGTGCCGGCAAAGCCCAGCGTGCAACCGAGCAGCAGCACGGCCACCGCGGCAACAGCCCAAGGTTTTTTCGCGCGGATCATGCGGTCTTTCACGATCTCGCGCGGCAGCAGGTTCGTTGAAAGCTTGCCCTTGCCGAGCGCTTGCACCGCCAGCCCGTAGCAAACGGCATAAGACAGCATATTCTCGTTGAACGCCGGCTGCGCCGTGACACCCGGGCCGGTTAGCTGCGCATATTCTCGGAACTCCGTTACTTTCAGACCGAGGTTTTGCTCTAGATATTTGTGCAGCCCACGTAATTTCATCGCATTGCCAAGCGCCACGACGCGGCCAAGCTTGGCTGAGCGGTCGAGATTTTGGAAAAAACTAAGCGAACGCTGCACTTCACCGAGCAAATCGTTGAACACCGGCCGCATCGCCTGAAAGACCGCCTTGGGGTCTTCGGCCTTCATGGCGTTCCGTTTCAAATGCTCAGCCTTCGCGAAAGTGAGCTTCATCTGCTTGGTGAGGGCCTTCGTGAAGTGGCTACCGCCGAGGTTGATCGTGCGCTGCCAGACGCGATAGCCGTTGGTCACCACAAGGTCCGACATGTCGGTCCCCAGCGAGAGTACGATCAGGCTTTCCGGCGGATTCTCGGGATCGTATTGATCGGCTGCCGGCAAATCGTGAAGCTGATCGAAGGCGACAAAATTGTACAACGCAACGGGCGTCAATTGGACGACGTCGATTTCAATGCCCGCCTCGGTAAACGGCCGCATCGCGCGGTAAGCTTGGTCGCGCTTCATCGCGAACAGGCCCACTTCGGTTTCCAGCGCAAAGCCTTCTTCCTCGCTGCCGCCGGCCATCCGCTCGTAATCCCAAACAACGTCCTCCAACGCGAAGGGGATCTGTTGCCGGGCTTCGTACTTGACGATGTCGGGGATCTTTTTCGATTCGACCGGCGGCAACTTGATGAATCGCGACAAACCGCTCTGCCCCGACACGGAGATCGCCACTTGATCGCCACGAACCGAATTGCGCGATAGAAATTGCTTCAGCGCCTCGGCAATCAACTCAGCCGGATTCGCTTCTGGCTGGCTGAGGATTTTTGGATATTCGATAAAATCGAATGCTTCGGCGACGATCTTACCATCGTCCCCCAATCGGCACTTGAGCGCTTTGAGCGCGCACTGGCCGATGTCGATTCCCCAAACGGCACCGGATTTTGCCATGTGCAGATCCCTCGTTCTCCGTTCCGCCTACGCTGAGCGGAAGGAAAGGCCAGGTTCGATTGAGCCGGCGATGTTTGCGGTGGAACGACTCACCCACGTCATTCCGCCTTGCTTGTGCCGCGCGGGCGACACCTGCTCAATCCAATCTTGCATTCCCAACAACGCCCCGTACTAACCAATTGCGACAGCCAGCGGGCCACGATTGCAGCGACCTCGAACAAACTAAGGCACCGATAAGATGATAATTCCGCAACTGCCGAATGCCAGCTTCTCTCTAAATACCAATGTATCGACCAACGATGGCGATTGTCAAACAGGAAATCCCGGCAAAACGAGGCTGGATGGACCAAACGCGGCCAGACGTTTGGCCCCAAGATTCGCCGGTCTTGTGCGGAAATCTCCGCGAACCAACGGGCGAATACCTCCTGGGCATTACCTCCGTCGCTTACATTCCCAAGCATGGGAGTTGGCTGAACGTGGTAGAG
Encoded proteins:
- a CDS encoding general secretion pathway protein GspD, with protein sequence MTLRPWIRGIAVVRFARIDYKRACRSVNGFSFLPVVRALAVFPGERARWNKLFTRKSLAKIGAERVSIKEDRVRKTTTKLLASALAAMAFATPLGVWAGSQDEVLSLLLGAASLGDEGKSPAKLAEQYLHEARQAMQDGDLETANARIAAAESLNIKYSPLHLGDTPKKARATLDKLRTQNQLPSRRAAPYDSTKAAGKDAPHDPFMARNVESIPANQFAAPNLNPPRSGESKSSLGPSQVLPEMPAQPLPRAHADLSLVGNRYATALQGANDAAAPGNAAIPLPVESLHGAAKPVQVQPENALPSTANVDSLPAGKLQMASNPPMLSPPASSLGAAPNATQAESAVEKRRAIELTKQARAALERGDLATAEQMARQAMPIVSDSAYGPQDDRPGMVLLDVQKRKHGRGATPQNDHSTAGDRGSNAQALYRSDRDASRITHAGGHGALLGAAGGVRLAQDAEPSIEPANAAPQPDSPLPMDPTEPTPEAGTGEGLKWFRKGTEAMSQGQADQALQAFRRAYAFQAELDPVTRKRLQDFLQNLGSPVDAAPAPAPAAGPVPPAVENPTVGAATRKLSAEVYKQQMQARDMREKQPKQALELLERTKETVASASDVDQSSREQLIRRLEMSIAELRQYMTQNVSQIELDEQNRQVEGENERMQQRRVEVDARLAKMVDDFNKLCDEGRFAEAQAVAKRAAELMPDNPLAVQLTAMGRMYERNFRNTQVRDDKENGFWQAMEQVDEAAVPGFVDYKHGDRDQWEFFRRSKYRQKLDGQFRKTQKDIEIEQRLSTPVSLKFQERPLSEVVAYLGKIAQVPVYLDPEGLKAEGVDASTTMVNIDLTQDISLKSALKLILEPLHLTYLVKDEVLKITTEDQRRGQLYEVVYPVGDLVIPIPNFAPNGREGINAAFREAYDRQMGFAGATGGGFGANSPPYLASNQSSKGHVNPNVLGQVAPGMGVVPIGSGGPPASGVPQNVPFGPGGLQGGSQADFDPLIDLITGTIATSTWSELGGPGTIDGFDTTLSLVVSQTQEVHEQIADLLTQLRRLQDLQVTIEVRFITLRDEFFERIGLDFDANLATNTSPVTPTLDTGGTGSPPGFGSISPSRVVGLNPLNRITQNQDIQFRQNSFANALPPFGGFDPSSAGAATFGFAILSDIQAFFLIEAAQGDTRSNILQAPKVTLFNGQQATVSDQTQRPFVISVTPVVGNFAVGQQPVIVVLSEGTALTVQAVVSDNRRFVRLTVVPFFSQIGDVEEFTFNGSKTTKKSSSEDKKGDDEESSSDAEETSSTGTTVQLPEFSFVSVTTTVSVPDGGTVLLGGIKRLAEGRSERGVPILGKMPYVNRLFRNVGIGRTTSSLMMMVTPRIIIQEEEEENLLGTAPAP
- the pilM gene encoding type IV pilus assembly protein PilM produces the protein MAKSGAVWGIDIGQCALKALKCRLGDDGKIVAEAFDFIEYPKILSQPEANPAELIAEALKQFLSRNSVRGDQVAISVSGQSGLSRFIKLPPVESKKIPDIVKYEARQQIPFALEDVVWDYERMAGGSEEEGFALETEVGLFAMKRDQAYRAMRPFTEAGIEIDVVQLTPVALYNFVAFDQLHDLPAADQYDPENPPESLIVLSLGTDMSDLVVTNGYRVWQRTINLGGSHFTKALTKQMKLTFAKAEHLKRNAMKAEDPKAVFQAMRPVFNDLLGEVQRSLSFFQNLDRSAKLGRVVALGNAMKLRGLHKYLEQNLGLKVTEFREYAQLTGPGVTAQPAFNENMLSYAVCYGLAVQALGKGKLSTNLLPREIVKDRMIRAKKPWAVAAVAVLLLGCTLGFAGTWREWDANNTQTQEYKSAFGASDAAKDLASRSQSSFESAKTQFEEVRKHGERLASIGDRRILVAELMKAIDESLPRDPDGQRPEKIADRNELRVDSIEWEYFPDLSVWYTDIQELWQKENPTAAPAAVDPNAPADATAAVANPNAQPPMAAAPVPGPTLGPGPSPAPVPPMAGVPSVTGATAPTDATASSSPLSGPGWVIQISGHHFHNGGGREEGGKFVRDTLIASLKEGKFELPDGIFTAKELGIGYPVLVNSDQSIKKWQLVNENVAEVLLNTAEIGGVGSKLGAGLGGAGKAAPNAAAPGAPEEPGKQRVFDELRYDFVVHFCWKPTTLRERLLNRQKLEDAAKAQQPELAAQNGAAPQ